In one window of Tumebacillus algifaecis DNA:
- a CDS encoding glycosyltransferase, giving the protein MTSCRISLCMIVRDEAKRISNCLESVRDQVDEIVIVDTGSKDDTPEICRALGATVYHRPWNDHFSEVRNYGIERATGDWIFWLDADETVQFPEGYSLRSELANREELMFQVQLFHYFGERRDAEQMFKMAQVRLFRNRVGFQFKHAIHEALNVLEVLPDFSSRSLQTLPVSIHHDGYLDDVVREKKKGARNVALLEKASEQETVDPWVLYHLAAEDYREQEYERAYALVNDSILSFLLIGRMPPSLLYNLKYFSLIGAGRSAAGWPSIEKAIELYPDYVNLHWIKGEILFRLQRYEEAITSFQTCLALGEEHDHHLVWVGAGSFHALDGIKRCEQALRQEPQENTSIDKGV; this is encoded by the coding sequence ATGACATCCTGTCGTATTTCCTTGTGCATGATCGTGCGAGATGAAGCAAAGCGCATCAGCAACTGTTTGGAGAGCGTGAGAGATCAAGTCGATGAGATCGTCATCGTTGACACCGGATCGAAGGATGACACCCCCGAGATCTGTCGTGCTTTAGGTGCTACCGTCTATCATCGGCCGTGGAACGATCATTTTTCGGAGGTACGGAACTACGGGATCGAACGAGCGACTGGCGATTGGATCTTTTGGCTAGATGCGGATGAAACTGTGCAGTTTCCAGAGGGGTACTCGCTGCGAAGCGAATTGGCGAATCGGGAGGAGCTGATGTTTCAGGTGCAGCTCTTCCACTATTTTGGGGAGCGGCGCGATGCGGAGCAAATGTTTAAAATGGCGCAGGTGCGACTGTTTCGAAACAGGGTCGGATTTCAGTTCAAACATGCGATCCACGAGGCGTTGAACGTCTTGGAGGTTCTGCCCGACTTTTCGAGCAGATCGCTTCAAACCCTGCCCGTTTCGATTCATCATGACGGCTATTTGGACGATGTCGTCCGTGAGAAAAAGAAAGGGGCACGCAATGTTGCCCTGCTGGAGAAGGCGAGCGAACAGGAGACTGTCGATCCGTGGGTGCTATACCATCTGGCGGCAGAAGACTATCGGGAACAGGAGTATGAGCGAGCGTATGCGCTGGTCAACGATTCGATCCTATCGTTTTTGCTGATCGGGCGCATGCCGCCTTCGCTGCTCTACAATCTCAAATATTTTTCCTTGATCGGAGCGGGAAGGTCGGCTGCCGGATGGCCATCGATCGAGAAGGCGATCGAGCTCTACCCGGACTATGTCAATTTGCATTGGATCAAAGGGGAGATTCTGTTCAGATTGCAGCGGTATGAAGAGGCGATCACCTCGTTTCAAACGTGTCTTGCGCTAGGAGAAGAGCATGATCATCATCTGGTTTGGGTGGGAGCTGGCAGTTTCCATGCTTTAGATGGGATCAAACGTTGTGAGCAGGCTTTGCGACAAGAACCTCAAGAAAATACTTCGATAGACAAAGGAGTGTAA
- a CDS encoding D-Ala-D-Ala carboxypeptidase family metallohydrolase, producing the protein MKIMTKVAAVMLAMAVVFPIIGQDQASAYSWTRNLQEGSNGADVKELQIRVAGWAADSASKTYVSTDGAFGPGTKAAVIRFQKAYGLTADGVVGPATQAKLNSLEASDGSTQNFNFSEFQSKDGSGFSNGNVAAATVKENVRKLMYKLEAVRKKAGNSAITVNSGFRSLSHNASVGGASNSQHTYGIAADIVVGGYTPTAVANLAKSSGFSGVIIYSTFTHVDSRVEYPSYGASSYYWP; encoded by the coding sequence ATGAAAATCATGACGAAAGTTGCGGCCGTGATGCTGGCAATGGCAGTTGTCTTCCCGATCATTGGGCAAGATCAAGCGTCTGCCTACTCTTGGACACGCAACCTGCAAGAAGGTTCGAATGGTGCTGACGTAAAAGAACTGCAAATCCGCGTGGCCGGTTGGGCAGCAGACAGTGCGTCCAAAACGTATGTATCAACTGATGGCGCCTTCGGTCCGGGTACCAAAGCGGCAGTCATCCGCTTCCAAAAAGCATATGGCCTGACTGCTGACGGGGTCGTCGGTCCGGCGACGCAAGCAAAATTGAACTCGTTGGAAGCGAGCGACGGTTCGACCCAGAACTTCAATTTCAGCGAATTCCAATCCAAAGATGGCAGCGGTTTCTCGAACGGTAACGTAGCAGCTGCAACCGTTAAGGAAAACGTCCGCAAGCTGATGTATAAGCTGGAAGCGGTTCGCAAAAAAGCGGGCAACAGCGCGATCACCGTCAATTCTGGCTTCCGTTCCCTCAGCCACAACGCATCGGTTGGCGGAGCTTCTAACTCCCAACACACCTACGGTATCGCAGCTGACATCGTGGTGGGCGGTTACACTCCGACTGCTGTAGCCAACTTGGCGAAATCGAGCGGTTTCAGCGGCGTAATCATCTACAGCACATTTACTCATGTGGATAGCCGTGTCGAATATCCGTCTTACGGTGCATCGAGCTACTACTGGCCGTAA
- a CDS encoding exosporium glycoprotein BclB-related protein, with protein sequence MSQPNMPNITPTITVTRDDAINLLLSSIALEELSLSHILNAEAEKLQAVIGTLPGVSIPGPITLSNLLAVNDSVQAMLRESVRQEFMLQTKLESIMQWPGANSSIGATGATGATGATGATGDPGATGATGATGDPGATGATGATGDLGATGATGATGDPGAAGATGATGDPGATGATGDPGATGATGATGDPGATGATGATGDPGAAGATGATGDPGATGARGATGDPGATGATGATGDPGATGATGATGDPGATGATGATGDPGATGATGDPGATGATGDPGATGATGATGDPGAAGATGATGDPGATGATGDPGATGATGATGATGATGATGATGDPGATGATGATGATGATGATGDPGATGATGATGDPGAAGATGATGDPGATGATGATGDPGATGATGATGDPGATGATGATGDPGATGATGDPGATGATGATGDPGATGATGDPGATGATGDPGATGATGATGDPGAAGATGATGDPGATGATGDPGATGATGDPGATGATGATGATGATGATGATGATGATGATGATGATGATGATGDPGAAGATGATGDPGATGATGATGDPGATGATGDPGATGATGATGDPGATGATGDPGAAGATGDPGATGATGATGDPGATGATGATGDPGATGATGDPGATGATGATGDPGATGATGATGATGATGDPGATGATGDPGATGATGDPGATGATGATGATGATGATGATGATGATGDPGATGATGATGATGATGATGATGATGDPGATGATGDPGATGATGDPGATGATGATGATGATGATGATGDPGATGATGDPGATGATGDPGATGATGATGATGSGAIIPYASGIPAIMTTIAGGLAGTTSLVGFGNSVAGVTLVGTTIDLTGAAGTLLNFAFSAPRSGTITSMSAFFSTTAALSLVGTTVTITAQLYTSPTNNNIFSPIPGATVTLSPAITGILALGSISTGQTTGLNIAVTGGQRLLLVFSATAAGLSLINTIAGYASAGVNIT encoded by the coding sequence ATGTCACAACCTAATATGCCTAATATTACACCAACGATCACCGTCACTCGTGATGACGCGATTAACTTGTTGTTGTCATCTATCGCATTAGAAGAATTGAGCCTTAGTCATATTTTGAATGCCGAGGCGGAGAAGCTACAAGCTGTTATTGGTACACTGCCAGGCGTCTCCATTCCAGGGCCGATTACGCTGAGCAATCTGCTTGCAGTAAACGACAGTGTACAAGCGATGTTGCGTGAAAGCGTCCGCCAAGAATTTATGCTTCAGACGAAATTAGAAAGCATTATGCAGTGGCCAGGCGCGAACAGCTCGATCGGAGCCACGGGAGCAACAGGAGCAACGGGAGCCACGGGGGCAACAGGTGATCCAGGAGCGACCGGAGCCACGGGAGCAACAGGTGATCCAGGAGCGACCGGAGCCACGGGAGCAACAGGTGATCTAGGAGCGACCGGAGCCACGGGTGCAACAGGTGATCCAGGAGCGGCCGGAGCCACGGGAGCAACAGGTGATCCAGGAGCCACGGGGGCAACAGGTGACCCAGGAGCCACGGGAGCCACGGGTGCAACAGGTGATCCAGGAGCAACCGGAGCCACGGGTGCAACAGGTGATCCAGGAGCGGCCGGAGCCACGGGTGCAACAGGTGACCCAGGAGCCACGGGAGCCAGGGGTGCAACAGGTGATCCAGGAGCCACGGGAGCCACGGGTGCAACAGGTGATCCAGGAGCGACCGGAGCCACGGGTGCAACAGGTGACCCAGGAGCGACCGGAGCCACGGGTGCAACAGGTGATCCAGGAGCCACGGGAGCAACAGGTGATCCAGGAGCCACGGGTGCAACAGGTGACCCAGGAGCAACGGGAGCCACGGGTGCAACAGGTGATCCAGGAGCGGCCGGAGCCACGGGTGCAACAGGTGACCCAGGAGCCACGGGGGCAACAGGTGACCCAGGAGCGACCGGAGCAACGGGAGCCACAGGAGCCACAGGAGCCACAGGAGCCACGGGTGCAACGGGTGATCCAGGAGCAACGGGAGCAACGGGAGCAACGGGAGCAACGGGAGCCACAGGGGCAACAGGTGATCCAGGAGCAACCGGAGCCACAGGTGCAACAGGTGATCCAGGAGCGGCCGGAGCCACGGGTGCAACAGGTGACCCAGGAGCAACGGGAGCCACGGGTGCAACAGGTGATCCAGGAGCAACGGGAGCCACGGGTGCAACAGGTGATCCAGGAGCGACCGGAGCCACGGGGGCAACAGGTGACCCAGGAGCCACGGGGGCAACAGGTGACCCAGGAGCGACCGGAGCCACGGGAGCAACAGGTGATCCAGGAGCCACGGGAGCAACAGGTGATCCAGGAGCCACGGGTGCAACAGGTGACCCAGGAGCAACGGGAGCCACGGGTGCAACAGGTGATCCAGGAGCGGCCGGAGCCACGGGGGCAACAGGTGACCCAGGAGCCACGGGGGCAACAGGTGACCCAGGAGCCACGGGGGCAACAGGTGACCCAGGAGCGACCGGAGCAACGGGAGCCACAGGAGCCACAGGAGCCACAGGAGCCACAGGAGCCACAGGAGCCACAGGAGCCACAGGAGCCACAGGAGCCACAGGAGCAACAGGAGCAACAGGAGCAACAGGTGATCCAGGAGCGGCCGGAGCCACGGGGGCAACAGGTGATCCAGGAGCGACCGGAGCCACGGGGGCAACAGGTGACCCAGGAGCAACGGGAGCAACAGGTGATCCAGGAGCCACAGGAGCCACGGGAGCAACAGGTGATCCAGGAGCCACGGGAGCAACAGGTGACCCAGGAGCCGCGGGAGCAACAGGTGACCCGGGAGCCACAGGTGCAACGGGAGCAACAGGTGACCCAGGAGCAACCGGAGCCACGGGGGCAACAGGTGACCCAGGAGCAACCGGAGCAACAGGTGATCCAGGAGCAACTGGAGCAACTGGAGCAACAGGTGACCCGGGAGCCACAGGAGCCACAGGAGCCACAGGAGCCACGGGAGCAACAGGTGATCCAGGAGCCACGGGAGCAACAGGTGACCCAGGAGCCACAGGAGCCACAGGTGACCCAGGAGCAACCGGAGCAACCGGAGCAACCGGAGCAACCGGAGCAACCGGAGCAACTGGAGCAACTGGAGCAACTGGAGCAACAGGTGACCCGGGAGCCACAGGAGCAACGGGAGCAACGGGAGCAACGGGAGCAACAGGTGCCACAGGAGCAACGGGAGCAACAGGTGATCCAGGAGCCACAGGGGCAACAGGTGATCCAGGAGCCACGGGGGCAACAGGTGACCCAGGAGCCACAGGAGCCACAGGGGCAACGGGAGCAACAGGTGCCACAGGAGCAACGGGAGCAACAGGTGATCCAGGAGCCACAGGGGCAACAGGTGATCCGGGAGCCACGGGGGCAACAGGTGACCCAGGAGCCACAGGGGCAACGGGAGCCACAGGAGCCACAGGTTCTGGAGCGATCATCCCGTACGCATCTGGTATTCCTGCGATCATGACAACGATCGCGGGCGGTCTGGCGGGCACGACGAGCCTTGTTGGATTTGGCAACTCCGTGGCAGGTGTCACGCTCGTCGGGACGACGATCGATCTGACTGGAGCTGCAGGTACGCTGCTCAACTTTGCATTCTCGGCGCCTCGCAGTGGGACGATCACGTCGATGTCCGCTTTCTTTAGCACGACGGCAGCGCTCTCTCTGGTGGGGACGACAGTCACGATCACCGCTCAATTGTACACCTCGCCGACGAACAACAATATCTTCTCGCCAATCCCAGGCGCGACCGTCACGCTGTCACCAGCGATCACAGGCATTCTAGCGCTCGGCTCGATCAGCACAGGTCAGACGACGGGGCTCAATATTGCAGTCACCGGTGGCCAGCGTTTGCTGCTGGTGTTCTCGGCGACCGCAGCGGGCCTCTCGCTGATCAATACGATTGCAGGTTACGCAAGCGCAGGCGTGAATATCACCTAA
- a CDS encoding D-Ala-D-Ala carboxypeptidase family metallohydrolase codes for MKIMTKVAAVMLAMAVVFPIIGQDQASAYSWTRNLQEGSNGADVKELQIRVAGWAADSASRTFVEVDGIFGAGTKAAVKRFQSAYGLTADGIVGPATQAKLNSLEAGDGSTQNFNFSEFYSGDGKGFNGGKVGAATVKENVRRMMYKLEAVRKKAGNTPVQVNSGFRSLQDNAAAGGVANSQHMYGIAADIVLGGYSPTSIANIAKRSGFSGVIIYSTFTHVDSCAEYPYGMQGTWYWP; via the coding sequence ATGAAAATCATGACGAAAGTTGCGGCCGTGATGCTGGCAATGGCGGTTGTCTTCCCGATCATTGGGCAAGATCAAGCGTCTGCCTACTCCTGGACACGCAATCTGCAAGAAGGTTCGAATGGTGCTGACGTAAAAGAACTGCAAATCCGCGTGGCCGGCTGGGCAGCCGACTCGGCTTCCAGAACCTTCGTGGAGGTCGATGGAATTTTTGGTGCTGGCACCAAAGCGGCCGTCAAGCGTTTCCAAAGCGCGTATGGCCTGACTGCGGACGGGATTGTCGGCCCGGCGACGCAAGCAAAACTGAACTCGTTGGAAGCGGGCGACGGTTCGACCCAGAACTTCAATTTCAGCGAATTCTATTCCGGTGATGGCAAAGGTTTCAACGGCGGTAAAGTCGGCGCGGCGACCGTCAAGGAAAACGTCCGCCGCATGATGTATAAACTGGAAGCGGTGCGCAAAAAAGCGGGCAACACGCCGGTGCAAGTCAACTCCGGCTTCCGTTCCCTCCAAGACAACGCCGCTGCCGGTGGCGTGGCGAACTCGCAACACATGTACGGCATCGCAGCCGACATCGTGCTCGGTGGGTACTCCCCGACTTCGATTGCGAACATTGCCAAGCGAAGCGGTTTCTCCGGCGTGATCATCTATAGCACATTTACTCATGTTGATAGCTGTGCGGAATACCCGTACGGTATGCAAGGTACTTGGTACTGGCCGTAA
- a CDS encoding pyridoxamine 5'-phosphate oxidase family protein, which translates to MIVLNFPNRLTDAAELHALLGEPNVLVANKVIDHLDAHCLEFLAQSPFVVLSTADASGLCDVSPRGDQPGFVTVLDAKRLLIPERPGNKRVDSLRNILSNPHIGLLFLIPGLEETLRINGRACIVRDEALLSGMAVQDRVPQLAIGVEVEECFVHCAKAFKRSQLWNPSTWADKASLPSPAKMLAAHVKLPNIGEAEINAALQESYTKRLY; encoded by the coding sequence GTGATCGTTTTGAACTTTCCCAATCGGCTGACCGATGCGGCAGAACTCCACGCCCTGCTCGGAGAACCTAACGTCCTCGTCGCCAACAAGGTGATCGACCATCTTGATGCACACTGCCTCGAGTTTCTGGCCCAGTCACCTTTTGTCGTCCTGTCTACCGCCGATGCGTCCGGACTGTGTGACGTTTCACCGCGCGGAGACCAGCCCGGATTTGTGACGGTGCTCGATGCCAAGCGTCTGTTGATCCCCGAGCGGCCCGGCAACAAACGGGTCGATTCACTGCGCAACATCCTGTCCAATCCGCACATCGGGCTCTTGTTCCTCATCCCCGGTCTGGAAGAGACACTGCGCATCAACGGACGGGCCTGCATCGTGCGCGACGAGGCGTTGCTGTCCGGCATGGCGGTGCAGGACCGCGTCCCACAGCTTGCGATCGGCGTGGAAGTGGAGGAGTGCTTCGTTCACTGCGCCAAAGCGTTCAAACGCTCCCAGCTCTGGAACCCGTCCACTTGGGCGGACAAAGCGAGTCTGCCCTCCCCCGCGAAAATGCTTGCCGCTCATGTCAAGCTCCCCAATATCGGCGAAGCAGAGATCAACGCTGCCTTGCAGGAAAGCTACACCAAGCGCCTCTACTAA
- the deoD gene encoding purine-nucleoside phosphorylase — MTVHIGAKEGQIAETILLPGDPLRAKYIAETFLEGAELYNEVRGMYGFTGTYKGKRISVQGTGMGIPSMSIYAHELINGYGVQNLIRVGTCGAYQKDIKVRDMILAMSASTDSAVNKHRFGGLDYAPTASFDLLYRAYENAKKENMPVAVGNVFTSDTFYNDTRDIITLMANYNTLAVEMEAAALYTLAAQFNRKALAILTVSDHLITGEETTSEERQLTFNQMIKVALDTAAEITN; from the coding sequence ATGACTGTACATATCGGGGCGAAAGAAGGACAGATCGCCGAAACGATTTTGCTGCCGGGCGACCCGCTGCGGGCGAAATACATCGCAGAGACCTTCTTAGAAGGTGCGGAACTTTACAACGAAGTGCGCGGCATGTATGGCTTCACCGGCACGTATAAAGGCAAGCGCATCTCCGTGCAAGGCACCGGGATGGGCATTCCGTCGATGTCGATCTATGCGCATGAGCTGATCAACGGCTACGGCGTGCAAAATCTGATCCGCGTCGGCACGTGCGGCGCGTATCAAAAGGACATCAAGGTGCGCGACATGATTCTCGCCATGAGCGCATCGACCGACTCGGCTGTCAACAAACACCGCTTCGGCGGCCTCGACTATGCGCCGACCGCAAGCTTTGACCTGCTGTACCGCGCCTATGAGAACGCGAAGAAAGAGAACATGCCTGTCGCAGTCGGCAACGTGTTCACGTCCGACACGTTCTACAACGATACGCGTGACATCATCACGCTGATGGCGAACTACAACACGCTGGCCGTTGAAATGGAAGCAGCCGCGCTGTACACGCTGGCCGCTCAATTCAATCGCAAAGCGCTGGCGATCCTCACCGTCTCCGACCACCTGATCACAGGGGAAGAGACCACGTCTGAAGAGCGCCAACTGACCTTCAACCAAATGATCAAAGTCGCGCTCGATACGGCGGCAGAGATCACCAACTAA
- a CDS encoding glycosyltransferase has protein sequence MTCTRVLIVSPVRQTPEILQEHLRSLERLDSTGLELEYLFWDDNSVEESSVLLCNFSQRYPDRTCLICALRPSQQSTAHSWSDQNVWHVAQMKDIALQKAVEGRYDAVFLIDSDLVLHPNTLQQLLSTEKEIVANLFWTRWQDDGPALPQVWLSDSYTLYEQNVGEQLSEQERTQRINRFLQQLRKPGLYQVGGLGACTLIRRSALLAGVKFEKIGNLSLWGEDRHFCVRAAALGIPLFVDTHYPAYHIYRPSDLAGGQAFNRGEGEQAGITISLCMIVKNEEETLSRCLACVQDLVDEIIVVDTGSTDNTRGDAELYDARWYEYEWQDDFASARNFAFSKATKEYILWLDADDVIEEPDRMRFRELKKNLTSEVHYVSMPYQLAFDGAGRPTFSVRRNRLVRRDRNFRWIGVVHEYLEVGGVGQSSDVAVKHRKARSSSDRNLNIYRRLEQQGVEMTARELYYFGNELRDHGHHAEAIEKYQAFLATGNGWIEDNISACLSSADCYSALGDREKQLRMLLRSLEYDMPRAECCCRLGSYYLSEQQYEKAIFWYKSATQVSSPTEQVGFVDLSCWTWLPHLQLCVCYDRLGQLEIAHFHNEQAYLYNNSHPSILQNRKYLQARLEERKTGSEV, from the coding sequence ATGACTTGTACGCGCGTCCTGATCGTCAGTCCAGTCCGCCAAACGCCTGAGATCTTGCAAGAACATTTGCGATCGCTAGAGAGGCTCGATTCGACTGGATTGGAGCTGGAGTACCTGTTTTGGGATGACAACAGCGTCGAAGAGTCAAGCGTTCTGTTGTGCAATTTTTCCCAGCGCTATCCAGACCGCACTTGCTTGATCTGTGCGCTCCGCCCGTCCCAACAATCGACGGCACATTCCTGGAGCGACCAAAATGTCTGGCATGTCGCGCAGATGAAGGACATCGCGTTGCAAAAGGCGGTTGAGGGCAGATATGATGCTGTCTTTCTCATCGATTCAGATCTGGTGCTACACCCGAACACGCTACAGCAACTGCTGTCCACGGAGAAGGAAATCGTCGCCAACCTGTTCTGGACACGTTGGCAGGATGACGGCCCCGCCTTGCCGCAGGTCTGGCTCTCCGATAGCTACACGCTGTATGAACAAAATGTGGGCGAGCAGTTGAGCGAACAAGAGCGCACACAGCGGATCAATCGCTTTCTCCAACAACTGCGCAAGCCAGGGCTGTATCAGGTCGGCGGGCTCGGCGCCTGCACGTTGATTCGACGCTCTGCCTTGCTGGCGGGGGTGAAGTTTGAAAAAATCGGCAACCTCTCGCTGTGGGGAGAAGATCGGCACTTCTGTGTGCGTGCTGCCGCACTGGGTATCCCTTTGTTCGTGGATACGCACTATCCAGCCTATCACATCTACCGTCCATCCGATCTGGCAGGCGGGCAGGCGTTCAATCGTGGAGAGGGAGAGCAGGCGGGAATCACGATCTCGCTCTGCATGATCGTGAAAAATGAAGAGGAGACGCTCAGCAGGTGCTTAGCGTGCGTACAAGACTTGGTGGATGAGATCATCGTGGTCGATACTGGTTCGACAGACAACACGCGAGGCGATGCAGAATTGTATGACGCTCGTTGGTATGAGTACGAATGGCAGGACGATTTTGCAAGTGCCCGCAACTTCGCCTTCTCCAAAGCGACGAAAGAGTATATCCTCTGGCTGGATGCGGACGATGTGATCGAGGAGCCAGATCGGATGCGATTTCGCGAGCTCAAGAAAAATCTAACCTCGGAGGTTCATTACGTCTCGATGCCCTATCAGCTCGCATTTGACGGAGCAGGACGTCCGACCTTTAGCGTGCGGCGCAATCGGCTGGTGCGGCGCGACCGGAACTTTCGCTGGATCGGGGTGGTGCACGAATATTTGGAAGTGGGTGGCGTCGGGCAGAGCAGCGATGTGGCGGTGAAACATCGCAAAGCACGATCTTCAAGCGATCGCAACCTGAACATCTATCGTCGTCTGGAGCAGCAAGGGGTGGAGATGACCGCGCGGGAGCTCTATTATTTTGGGAACGAACTGCGCGATCACGGTCACCACGCGGAGGCGATCGAAAAATATCAAGCGTTTTTAGCGACCGGAAACGGGTGGATCGAGGACAACATCTCTGCCTGCTTGAGCAGTGCAGATTGCTATTCTGCGCTCGGCGATCGAGAGAAACAGCTCAGGATGCTACTGCGCTCGTTGGAATATGACATGCCGCGCGCCGAATGTTGCTGCCGACTCGGCTCTTATTATCTGAGTGAGCAGCAGTATGAAAAGGCGATCTTCTGGTATAAGTCGGCGACGCAAGTCTCTAGTCCTACCGAGCAAGTTGGGTTTGTGGACTTGAGTTGTTGGACGTGGCTTCCTCATCTGCAACTCTGTGTCTGCTATGATCGCTTGGGTCAACTCGAAATTGCGCATTTTCACAATGAGCAGGCCTACCTGTATAACAACAGCCATCCGTCGATCTTGCAGAATCGCAAGTATTTACAAGCGCGGTTGGAGGAGCGGAAAACCGGTAGTGAAGTATGA
- a CDS encoding glycine--tRNA ligase: MSITMEQVVALAKHRGFIFPGSEIYGGLANTWDYGPLGVELKNNVKKAWWKKFVQESPYNVGLDAAILMNPKTWVASGHIGNFNDPMIDCKNCKARHRADKLIEDALQAKDIEMIVDGLSFAQMAELIKEHNIACPDCGSHDFTDIRQFNLMFKTFQGVTESSANEIYLRPETAQGIFVNFKNVQRTMRKKLPFGICQVGKSFRNEITPGNFTFRTREFEQLEMEFFFKPGEDDKWFSYWRGHAHQWLLGLGVKDENLRLRDHEQDELSHYSTATTDFEYKFPFGWGELWGIANRTNFDLKQHMEHSGEDFNYLDPESNERFIPHVIEPSLGADRVTLAFLIDAYDEEQLEGGDSRTVLRFHPALAPFKAAVLPLSKKLAEPAQAVFADLAKHFMIDYDDAGSIGKRYRRHDEIGTPFCITFDFESQEDGQVTVRHRDTMEQVRMPITELKAFIESKLQF, from the coding sequence ATGAGCATCACAATGGAGCAAGTGGTCGCACTGGCCAAACATCGTGGCTTTATCTTCCCGGGTTCGGAGATTTACGGCGGTCTCGCCAACACGTGGGACTACGGCCCGCTCGGCGTTGAACTGAAAAACAACGTCAAAAAAGCATGGTGGAAAAAGTTCGTGCAGGAGTCCCCGTACAACGTAGGCTTGGATGCGGCGATCCTGATGAATCCGAAAACGTGGGTCGCATCGGGCCACATCGGCAACTTTAACGACCCGATGATCGACTGTAAGAACTGCAAAGCCCGCCACCGTGCGGATAAGCTGATCGAAGACGCGCTGCAAGCAAAAGACATCGAAATGATCGTGGACGGTCTGTCCTTTGCGCAGATGGCCGAGCTGATCAAAGAGCACAACATCGCCTGCCCGGATTGCGGCAGCCATGACTTCACCGACATTCGTCAGTTCAACCTGATGTTCAAAACGTTCCAAGGCGTCACCGAATCGAGCGCCAACGAAATCTACCTGCGCCCGGAGACGGCGCAAGGGATTTTCGTCAACTTCAAAAACGTGCAGCGCACGATGCGCAAAAAACTGCCGTTTGGCATCTGCCAAGTCGGTAAATCGTTCCGCAACGAGATCACCCCAGGCAACTTCACTTTCCGCACCCGCGAGTTTGAACAGCTGGAGATGGAATTCTTCTTCAAACCGGGCGAAGATGACAAGTGGTTCTCCTACTGGCGTGGACATGCGCACCAGTGGCTGCTCGGCCTCGGCGTGAAGGATGAAAACCTCCGCCTGCGCGATCATGAGCAAGATGAACTGTCCCACTACTCGACGGCGACGACCGACTTCGAGTACAAATTCCCGTTCGGCTGGGGCGAGCTGTGGGGCATCGCCAACCGCACCAACTTCGACCTCAAGCAGCACATGGAGCATTCGGGCGAAGACTTCAACTACCTCGATCCGGAGAGCAACGAGCGCTTCATCCCGCATGTGATCGAGCCGTCGCTCGGTGCAGACCGCGTGACGTTGGCCTTCTTGATCGACGCTTACGACGAAGAGCAACTTGAAGGTGGCGACTCCCGCACCGTGTTGCGCTTCCACCCGGCGCTCGCACCGTTCAAAGCGGCAGTGCTCCCGCTGTCCAAAAAGCTGGCCGAACCAGCGCAGGCCGTCTTTGCAGACCTCGCCAAGCACTTCATGATCGACTATGATGATGCAGGTTCGATCGGCAAGCGCTACCGCCGCCATGACGAGATCGGCACACCGTTTTGCATCACGTTCGACTTCGAATCGCAAGAGGACGGCCAAGTGACCGTTCGTCACCGCGATACGATGGAACAGGTGCGCATGCCGATCACCGAACTGAAAGCGTTCATCGAATCGAAACTACAGTTTTAA